In one Corythoichthys intestinalis isolate RoL2023-P3 chromosome 16, ASM3026506v1, whole genome shotgun sequence genomic region, the following are encoded:
- the junbb gene encoding junB proto-oncogene, AP-1 transcription factor subunit b isoform X1: protein MSTKMEQPFYHDDSFLSAYGHSDAAMHDYKLLKQNMNLNLTEPYRNLKSHLRVDTDLYQGGQQDVGTLKLASPELERLIIQNSNGVITTPTPGQYFYNRSITDEQEGFAEGFVKALDELHKMNQMPHSASSIGAGGVTTCSPAAPSVFGSGLQAEPPIYTTLNAYCPNSGLSSSTSSYPTATISYLPPHQQNHAQTSAHGAFQNPHPSSGLHPQRLVALKEEPQTVPDLLSSDGSPPMSPIDLETQERIKAERKRLRNRLAATKCRRRKLERIARLEEKVKGLKSDNAGLSNTASVLRDQVAQLKQKVLTHVSSGCQLMLTSKMEAF, encoded by the coding sequence ATGTCCACAAAAATGGAACAACCTTTTTACCATGATGACTCTTTTCTGTCGGCTTACGGCCACTCAGACGCCGCCATGCACGACTACAAGCTGCTAAAGCAGAATATGAATTTGAACTTAACAGAGCCATATCGCAACCTGAAGTCGCACTTGAGGGTCGACACGGACCTCTACCAGGGTGGGCAGCAGGACGTTGGGACCCTGAAGCTAGCGTCACCGGAGCTCGAGAGGCTCATCATTCAGAACAGTAACGGTGTCATTACCACTCCCACCCCGGGGCAGTACTTCTACAATCGGAGCATCACTGATGAGCAGGAGGGCTTCGCCGAGGGCTTCGTAAAAGCCCTGGACGAGCTGCACAAAATGAATCAAATGCCTCACTCGGCGTCCTCCATCGGCGCCGGCGGAGTTACCACCTGCTCGCCAGCGGCCCCCAGCGTATTCGGCTCGGGACTGCAAGCCGAACCTCCCATCTACACGACGTTGAACGCCTACTGCCCGAACAGCGGCCTCTCTTCGTCCACCTCCAGCTACCCCACAGCCACCATCAGCTACTTGCCACCTCATCAGCAGAACCATGCGCAAACATCCGCGCACGGCGCTTTCCAGAACCCCCACCCGAGTTCTGGACTTCATCCGCAGCGACTAGTCGCTCTCAAAGAGGAGCCGCAAACCGTCCCGGACCTCCTGAGTAGCGATGGCTCGCCTCCCATGTCTCCAATCGACCTGGAGACCCAGGAGAGAATCAAGGCGGAGCGCAAGAGGCTGAGGAACCGACTTGCGGCGACCAAGTGCCGACGGCGCAAACTGGAGCGCATCGCCCGCCTGGAGGAGAAGGTGAAAGGGCTGAAAAGCGACAACGCGGGCCTATCCAACACAGCCTCGGTGCTGCGGGACCAGGTGGCCCAGCTCAAACAGAAAGTCCTGACCCACGTGAGCAGCGGCTGTCAACTGATGCTCACGAGCAAGATGGAGGCGTTTTAA
- the junbb gene encoding junB proto-oncogene, AP-1 transcription factor subunit b isoform X2, translated as MHDYKLLKQNMNLNLTEPYRNLKSHLRVDTDLYQGGQQDVGTLKLASPELERLIIQNSNGVITTPTPGQYFYNRSITDEQEGFAEGFVKALDELHKMNQMPHSASSIGAGGVTTCSPAAPSVFGSGLQAEPPIYTTLNAYCPNSGLSSSTSSYPTATISYLPPHQQNHAQTSAHGAFQNPHPSSGLHPQRLVALKEEPQTVPDLLSSDGSPPMSPIDLETQERIKAERKRLRNRLAATKCRRRKLERIARLEEKVKGLKSDNAGLSNTASVLRDQVAQLKQKVLTHVSSGCQLMLTSKMEAF; from the coding sequence ATGCACGACTACAAGCTGCTAAAGCAGAATATGAATTTGAACTTAACAGAGCCATATCGCAACCTGAAGTCGCACTTGAGGGTCGACACGGACCTCTACCAGGGTGGGCAGCAGGACGTTGGGACCCTGAAGCTAGCGTCACCGGAGCTCGAGAGGCTCATCATTCAGAACAGTAACGGTGTCATTACCACTCCCACCCCGGGGCAGTACTTCTACAATCGGAGCATCACTGATGAGCAGGAGGGCTTCGCCGAGGGCTTCGTAAAAGCCCTGGACGAGCTGCACAAAATGAATCAAATGCCTCACTCGGCGTCCTCCATCGGCGCCGGCGGAGTTACCACCTGCTCGCCAGCGGCCCCCAGCGTATTCGGCTCGGGACTGCAAGCCGAACCTCCCATCTACACGACGTTGAACGCCTACTGCCCGAACAGCGGCCTCTCTTCGTCCACCTCCAGCTACCCCACAGCCACCATCAGCTACTTGCCACCTCATCAGCAGAACCATGCGCAAACATCCGCGCACGGCGCTTTCCAGAACCCCCACCCGAGTTCTGGACTTCATCCGCAGCGACTAGTCGCTCTCAAAGAGGAGCCGCAAACCGTCCCGGACCTCCTGAGTAGCGATGGCTCGCCTCCCATGTCTCCAATCGACCTGGAGACCCAGGAGAGAATCAAGGCGGAGCGCAAGAGGCTGAGGAACCGACTTGCGGCGACCAAGTGCCGACGGCGCAAACTGGAGCGCATCGCCCGCCTGGAGGAGAAGGTGAAAGGGCTGAAAAGCGACAACGCGGGCCTATCCAACACAGCCTCGGTGCTGCGGGACCAGGTGGCCCAGCTCAAACAGAAAGTCCTGACCCACGTGAGCAGCGGCTGTCAACTGATGCTCACGAGCAAGATGGAGGCGTTTTAA